From the Bombus vancouverensis nearcticus chromosome 3, iyBomVanc1_principal, whole genome shotgun sequence genome, one window contains:
- the LOC117153819 gene encoding uncharacterized protein LOC117153819, whose product MSGAPARGTAPRRQRRHHHHHHHHHQKHQKQIRQERSSDEPEEKRPKVNPIFLWASQREQRIVEVRCEDYDKRNRIKLTKTAQGWRSIPRTASNMYSTALGVTSQKTSSANSSNSSDTNEEKDINNQTGHTTLNLRHICANELANGRTNGFVGKDDVGKKRSYDEVSRKSKHRRDYGFPLDEMRNNAKIKENWDEERQRVPCSDDDDDEEDIEEEDEEEEEEEEDDDDDEEEEEEEEEEDEDEEQEDDDEEDANENEIKEGNKFEKDSSSCNGRNNLERLQKDKLFQPRVVLEQLHFSQLPQGVHQNVLQRRGKDEKGQGEDDVIAGEEKPAVDNEKRKHVNKAGIQDILNMIDVTASPVLATDTPSADLPVDSTKTYEVLNENLHNKPSESKIKDFSAAVLTELSGKVKEQSRNETISSYQQLEDIVKTNDNLAGDKIQIHEEKIFTNYENEEEKKPETKNDVIIVSIKNNISDSKSCKIAEADGGLGNRPKCRTNSHSKWQSMMSVDDAQLEAEDERPDEPGEPVKIDYNDSSKILNALRNTPGLSVSITRTHTPEITKNIAMSLTRPASKASSSSSSRSPDSQAECVERLLKNTDSATETQGTTTSPKNLPGLSIIIPSYRYRNSQIIANHSTSPSMKARVESPESTVNFPKNEAYSGESKTGGFPHEEDDNERDLEEEEDDCDSQVLEDLRRQKVADSLAYESDRDYFHRQNIGNSEDRKTPLENTKNQAHWISSSRNSEAQAKCKYQDVEHFDEQVLEELRTRGTVVSPQPSGIPCSPASRRPSSAYLERLLPSPPCSVSCSEDAKNDLTLKGILSSPNQLEVRDYEKQKEISNRCDQIPSDHLTIRADPKDMERSSVNRKVNRSFQERLNVHTQEIRNSGRPMSSGDIHSTYFVTDRATPKRPMSAEWSVGRQKNQSSSYQKSSAKHRMHAMEEACATSSSTDNLLDPASQLRELIETSGHLIPDPLLVPRDYLPGLAAAPATEIPKLLASRPELRLPEALTRPDLLRDPDLLVISLAHLQHVLDHGEGPVCRSRQSHPRINNGTNRGSGHASNGTKNALQTRPKLSCKPIGTLMPAPIDLSSGRRTTTYLPLLRVRSGLLKQEPEVSSTANSPEESQLWHPLFGSQKRPQQQQQYQQQPQHHQHQHQHQHHNHQQQNQNQQQRQSQHQHHNHQHQQQHQHQHQHQHPSWHRTTLAS is encoded by the exons ATGAGCGGGGCCCCTGCACGGGGCACAGCGCCCCGTCGACAAAGacgtcatcatcatcatcaccatcaccaTCATCAAAAGCATCAGAAGCAGATTCGGCAAGAACGGTCCTCGGACGAACCGGAAGAGAAACGGCCGAAAGTGAATCCGATTTTTCTCTGGGCATCGCAGCGAGAGCAAAGAATCGTCGAGGTAAGATGCGAGGACTACGACAAAAGGAATCGTATCAAGTTGACGAAGACGGCGCAAGGATGGCGTTCGATACCGAGAACGGCGTCCAACATGTACTCGACTGCCTTGGGAGTTACCTCCCAGAAGACGAGCAGCGCAAACTCTTCGAATTCGTCCGAcacaaacgaagaaaaagacaTCAACAATCAGACAGGGCATACAACGCTCAACCTTCGACATATCTGCGCGAACGAGCTAGCCAACGGGCGAACCAACGGTTTCGTCGGCAAGGACGATGTTGGAAAAAAGAGAAGTTACGATGAGGTTAGTAGAAAGAGCAAACATCGACGTGATTACGGATTTCCTCTGGACGAAATGCGGAATAACGCAAAGATCAAAGAAAATTGGGACGAGGAACGACAAAGAGTACCATGTtccgacgatgacgacgacgaggaggacaTAGAAGAggaggacgaagaagaagaggaggaggaggaggacgacgacgacgacgaggaggaggaagaggaggaggaggaggaggatgaAGACGAGGAGCAAGAGGACGACGATGAAGAAGACGCGAACGAAAACGAGATAAAGGAGGGAAATAAGTTCGAGAAAGATTCGTCGAGCTGCAACGGAAGGAACAATCTCGAAAGGCTGCAGAAAGATAAGCTGTTTCAACCGCGAGTAGTACTGGAACAACTACATTTTTCTCAATTGCCTCAAGGCGTTCATCAGAATGTCCTTCAAAGACGGGGAAAAGACGAGAAGGGGCAGGGCGAAGATGATGTTATCGCCGGTGAAGAGAAGCCAGCAGTGgataatgaaaaaagaaaacacgtgAACAAGGCAGGCATTCAGGACATATTGAACATGATCGATGTCACGGCCTCGCCGGTTCTAGCTACCGATACGCCTAGTGCTGATTTGCCCGTCGACTCGACGAAAACGTACGAGGTTCTCAACGAGAATCTTCATAATAAACCCAGTGAGAGTAAAATCAAAGACTTTAGCGCAGCGGTTCTCACGGAATTATCGGGTAAGGTTAAAGAACAATCGAGGAACGAAACGATTTCCAGCTATCAACAGCTGGAAGATATCGTTAAAACGAACGACAATCTCGCCGGCGATAAAATACAGATCCACGAAGAGAAGATATTCACCAATTacgaaaacgaagaagagaagaagccCGAAACGAAGAACGATGTCATCATCGTTTCTATAAAGAACAACATTTCGGACTCGAAATCGTGCAAGATTGCCGAAGCGGACGGTGGCCTTGGAAATAGACCAAAGTGTAGAACGAATTCTCATTCTAAATGGCAAAGTATGATGTCTGTGGACGACGCGCAATTGGAAGCGGAAGACGAGCGACCCGACGAACCCGGTGAACCAGTGAAAATAGATTATAACGATAGCTCGAAGATTTTGAATGCGCTGAGAAATACACCAGGTCTTTCGGTTTCTATTACCAGGACTCACACTCCGGAAATAACGAAAAATATAGCTATGTCGTTGACGAGACCAGCGTCGAaagcgtcgtcgtcgtcgtcgagtCGATCGCCCGATTCTCAAGCGGAGTGCGTCGAAAGATTGTTGAAGAACACGGATTCTGCAACGGAAACGCAAGGAACCACGACTTCTCCGAAGAATCTTCCCGGTTTGTCCATTATCATACCCAGTTACCGATATCGAAATTCTCAAATAATCGCGAATCATTCGACTTCTCCGAGTATGAAAGCGCGCGTCGAGTCGCCGGAAAGTACCGTGAATTTCCCCAAGAACGAGGCTTACTCGGGCGAGTCGAAGACGGGCGGATTTCCTCACGAGGAAGACGACAACGAGAGAGACttggaagaggaagaagacgatTGCGATTCGCAAGTATTGGAAGATCTTAGACGACAGAAAGTCGCCGACTCGCTAGCTTACGAGTCCGATAGGGATTACTTCCACAGGCAAAACATAGGAAACTCGGAAGATCGGAAGACTCCTCTGGAGAATACGAAAAATCAGGCTCATTGGATCAGCTCGAGCAGAAACAGCGAGGCTCAAGCTAAATGCAAGTATCAGGATGTAGAACATTTCGACGAGCAAGTCCTCGAGGAACTTCGGACACGTGGCACCGTTGTCTCGCCGCAACCGAGTGGAATTCCATGTTCCCCGGCTTCCAGGAGACCCTCTTCCGCGTATCTCGAGAGATTGCTACCTAGTCCCCCTTGTTCGGTATCTTGTTCGGAAGACGCGAAGAACGATCTAACTTTGAAAGGTATTTTGTCGTCGCCGAATCAGTTGGAGGTCAGAGATTACGAGAAGCAGAAAGAGATTTCGAATCGCTGCGATCAAATACCCAGCGATCATCTTACTATTCGTGCCGATCCGAAGGACATGGAGAGAAGTAGCGTAAACAGGAAAGTTAACAGAAGCTTTCAGGAACGATTGAACGTTCACACTCAGGAGATAAGGAACTCTGGTAGACCAATGTCCAGCGGTGATATCCATAGTACGTACTTCGTGACGGATCGAGCCACACCCAAGAGACCAATGTCCGCCGAATGGTCAGTTGGTAGGCAAAAGAACCAATCGAGTTCCTATCAAAAATCATCTGCAAAGCATCGAATGCACGCCATGGAGGAAGCTTGCGCCACGTCCAGTAGCACCGACAACCTTTTGGATCCTGCTAGTCAGCTTAGAGAATTGATCGAGACGTCCGGACATTTGATACCGGATCCGCTTCTGGTACCGAGAGACTATTTGCCAGGTCTGGCAGCGGCTCCGGCCACTGAAATTCCGAAACTGTTGGCCTCCAGGCCAGAACTAAGACTGCCAGAAGCGCTAACCAGGCCGGATCTCCTTAGGGATCCAGATTTATTGGTGATATCCTTGGCTCATCTTCAGCACGTCCTCGATCACGGCGAGGGTCCGGTCTGCAGGTCACGACAGTCGCATCCAAGAATCAACAACGGCACTAACAGAGGATCCGGTCACGCGAGCAACGGAACGAAAAACGCGTTGCAAACGAGACCCAAGCTCAGCTGCAAACCAATCGGCACGCTAATGCCGGCACCGATCGATCTCTCCAGTGGTCGAAGAACCACCACTTACCTCCCGTTGCTCAGGGTACGGAGCGGATTGCTTAAACAGGAACCGGAAGTCAGCTCCACGGCCAATTCGCCCGAAGAGTCGCAACTTTGGCATCCTCTGTTCGGCAG CCAGAAGAGGccgcagcagcaacaacaataCCAGCAGCAACCACAGCATCATCAGCATCAACACCAACACCAACACCACAATCATCAGCAACAGAATCAGAATCAACAGCAACGTCAGAGTCAACATCAACACCACAATCACCAGCACCAGCAACAACATCAGCACCAGCACCAACATCAACACCCCTCCTGGCATAGGACTACTTTAGCGTCCTGA